Below is a genomic region from Helicobacter sp. MIT 21-1697.
GGCTCATCATTTTTAAATATTTGTTATAGCGATGATAGTGGGAATTTATCACGCATTTTGCAAAAGCATTTTCCAAAATTTCGTGTGCTTGAACTTGAATTTGATAATATCGGGGCAACCCTGATAGAATCATAGAAACTTTAGGTATAATACTATGAAACAACCCAAACAAATGCGTATGTGTGTTAAATGTCGTAAGAGATTTTGTCAAAAGGAGCTTTTAAGATTGCAAAGTAATGGCTACTCTTTGTGTCGCTTTAGTGGAAGAGGGAGGAGTTTTTATGTATGCGAGGAATGCCTAGAGCAACCTAAGACGCTTCAAACTATCATCAAAATGAATAAATTAAAGCCAAGCGAACATCACGTTTCAACTTTAAAGGAGATATGGAATCTATGGAAAAAATAAGATTATCAGATTTTGCCAAAGAATTTGGCAAAGAGGCAAAATTTGCTTATGAGAAAGCTAAGGAAATGGGATTAAGTGTAAAAACACCTTCAAGCTCTCTGACACAAGAGGAGGCTGCTGCACTTTTTGAATATATCAATACGGGTGTAAATTCTTATGTGCCTACAAACAAAGCCAAAGATAAAAAGGCAGCTAAAGCACCTAAAAAATCAACTACAAAGTCTTCGCAAAGTGCTACAAAGGAAAAAGAGAGCAAAGAAAAGGAAACAAAGAAAGCTACTAAATCTTCAAAGACTGCTAAAAAAACCACGCAAAAGCAAAAAAATAAAGATGCGCAAAATGAAGTAGAACAAGATAGTGCTCTACCCCAAATTCAAGCATCTCAAAACAAACGCCTTGGGAAAAAAACAGAAACAAATGATATGACTGCACCTCTTGAAACAAAACCAAAAGTCGGACTGCGTATCGTGCGTAAAAATGATGCCCTCCAAGAGCAGCCAAGTGTGGTATCTAAAAAAGATGAGAATAAAAGGCACGCCCCAAGCTATAAAGAGCTTCTCGCTGATACTGCTGATGAAGAGTATAAAAAACACAAAAAAGATAAACCAAAACCTAAAGTTGCCCACAAACACACAGAGCAAAAAATACATATTTTAGATGATAGGGACATTTCTTTTCATTCTGATTATGATGATGAGCAAGATGAAATTATGCTTTTTGATTTAAATGAGCGCGAAGTGCGAGATGAAGAGGAAGAGAATCAGATTCGTCAAGCTATTGCCGAACGTGTACATATTCATCGTAAAAATCCTTGGATGAATGAGGGAAGTATCAAGCGTGGAGGCAAACGCCGTAAGCCAGTCAAAGCACCAAAAAATGTTGATAAGGTAAAAGGTCCCATTTCTATTCCTGAAGAAATCCGTGTATATGAATTTGCTGAACTCATTAAAGCCGAGCTAAAAGATGTTATAAAGGTGCTTTTTAATCTTGGTGTAATGGCGACAAAAAATGATTTTTTAGACCGCGATGCGATTGAAATTTTAGCTGATGAATTTGAGCTTGAAATTTCTATCCAAGATGCTCCCGAGCAAAATATTATAGAATCTGCTCCCGACATAGATATTCCATTGCTTGAGCGTCCGCCTGTGGTTACGATTATGGGGCACGTTGATCACGGCAAAACTTCATTGCTCGATTATATTCGCAACTCGCGTATAGCAAGTGGTGAGGCAGGAGGGATTACGCAGCATATTGGCGCATATATGGTAGAAAAAAATGGCAAAAAAATCAGCTTTATTGACACACCCGGACACGAAGCTTTCACACAAATGCGTAGTAGAGGGGCGCAGGTAACTGATATTGCAATTATCGTCATCGCCGCAGATGATGGTGTCAAGCAGCAGACTATTGAAGCTCTTAACCACGCTAAAGCTGCAAATGTGCAAATTATCATTGCAATGAATAAAATGGACAAAGAAAATGCCAATCCCGATAAGCTTAAAGCTGAATGCGCTGAGATTGGATTTACACCTAATGAATGGGGCGGGGAATACGAGTTTATACCTATTTCTGCCAAAAGTGGCGATGGCATAGAGAATCTGCTTGAAACGATTTTAATCCAAGCTGAAGTATTGGAGCTTAAAGCTCCTCATCAAGGTAGAGCAAAGGCGATTGTGCTTGAGGCGAGTTTGGAAAAAGGACGAGGACCAGTAGCGACCATTATTGTGCAAAATGGAGTGCTTAATGTTGGAGATTCAGTAGTGGCTGATACAGCTTTTGGACGTGTGCGTGCCTTGCTTGATGACAGAGGACAAAATATCTCGCAGCTTTCACCCTCTGGCGTGGCAGTGGTTACAGGACTTTCTGAAGTGCCTAGTGCGGGAGCTATTTTTCAAAGCGTGGAAAATGATGCTATTGCAAGAGAATACGCGCAAAAACGCGCCTCATATTTGCGACAAAAGGAATTGAGTAAATCTACGAAAGTTACTTTTGATGAACTTGGAGAAATGGTGGCTCAAGGCAATCTTAAGACTTTACCTTTGATTGTTAAAGCCGACACGCAAGGTAGCCTTGAAGCAATCAAGGTAAGTTTGGAAAAGCTAAGCAATGATGAGGTGCGTGTGAATATTATTGGTTTTGGTGTGGGGGGTATTAGTGAGAGTGATATTGCACTTTGTGCCACAAGCACAAATAGCTTGATTTTAGGTTTTAATGTCCGCCCTACTGGGAATGTAAAGGCAAAGGCTAAAGAGCTTGGCGTAGAAATTAAAACCTATTCTATTATTTATACATTGCTTGATGATATTAAAGCTTTGCTCGGCGGTCTTATGTCGCCCATTGTTGAAGAAGAGAATACAGGACAGGCTGAAGTGCGTGAGACATTTAATATTCCTAAGGTTGGCACGATTGCTGGGTGTATGGTGGTTGATGGAAGTATTCAAAAAGGCATTAAGGTGCGACTTATTCGTGATGGTGTGGTGGTGCATACAGGTGCTATTGTTTCGCTTAAAAGATTTAAAGATGATGTCAAAGAAGTTTCTAAGGGGTATGAATGCGGGATTATGCTTGAAAACTATAATGATATTAAAGTGGGCGATGTTTTTGAGACTTACAAGGAAATTTCAAAAACAAAAATATTATAAATATTATAAAATAAAAAAATTTATTAATAAATTTAAATATTTTTTTATCTATATTATTCTAATATTTCGTTCAAATTAAATAAGCAAGGATATGTTTAATGTGGAACAAATTATCCATAGGCACAAAGTTCTTATGTATTCAAGCTATTATTGTTTTGATTGTTTCCATTCCTATTTTATTTTTTGTTCAATGGACAATGGGCAACACTACTCAAGCTCAAGCTAAACTACAAATCAATCAAGCAGCTTCTATTGTAGAAGGTAATTTTCAAGTTACCTCTCAACAAATCATTAGTGAAAGTGAAAATTCATTAAAGTTTTTTGAAAATGATTTAGCAGCCTTGTATGGGGCTTTGAGGAAAAATAGTTATAGAATCGGCGATAATATGAAGTTTGGCGATAAATCTGTGCCAACCTTATATTATAATGGTGTGAATCTTGTGGGTAATACAGAGTTGGTAGATAAGTTTTCAAAATTGGTCAGTGGTGTAGCGACTATATTTGTCAAAAGCGGTGATGATTTCATACGCGTAGCAACCTCTCTCAAAGATGCATCGGGCAATAGAATAGTGGGCACACCACTTGGTAGCTCTCACCCAGCTTTTGCTGAAATGACAAAACCTAATCCAAGTATATTTCGTGGAAAAGTGCATCTTGTGGGCAAAGATTATATGTCTATTTATAAAGCAATCTTAGATGAGAATAATCAAGTTGTAGGTATTCTATTTGTTGCCTATGATTTAGAAGAATGTTATAACTTAATTGCACAAAAATTAGGGGGTATTCATATAGGAGAGAGAGGCAAAATTATTATCTTTGATAAAACTTGGGATAAATTTATTCTCGGTGGAGAAGGTAAGCCAAGTGATGCATCGCATTTAAAAACATTAAAGCCTAAAATGGAAATTTCTTACTCTCTTAATGGAAAAGATTATCAGGGTTATGTGGATTATAATGCTGAGCTTGATTTATATATTGTGATTGAAGCTTTGATGAAAGATTTTACTTCAGCCATTGAAAAAGTTGAACTCATTATTACTTTAGGGATTATCGTTTTAGCTTCTGTCATTCTTATTGTTTCTTTTATGACGATTAAACTCTCTTTGCTTGCGCGCATTAAAAGCCTTTCTGATTTACTCTTTGATTTTTTACAATATCTCAATTACGAGAAATCAACGCCTCCAAGCTTAACTAAGCCTCAAGCAAAAGATGAGCTTGGCAATATGCGCATTGCCATTAATGAAAACATACAAAAAACAGAAAAAGGATTAGAAACCGATAAGGAGGCAGTAGCACAATTTATTGAGGTAGCAAATCATATAGGAAGCGGTGATTTTACAGCGAGAATTATGGAGAATCCACATAATCCCCAACTTGTGGAACTTAAAAGTGTGCTTAACCAAATGCTAGATACTTTGCAAAGTAAAATTGGACAGGATATGAATGAGATTCATCGCGTATTTAAATCCTATATTAATTTAGACTTTACAACACAAGTGGATAATGCACACGGAGAGGTAGAGACTGCGGCAAATACTTTGGGTTCAAACATTAAAGAGATGCTCCATACTTCTTCAGAATTTGCTGAAGAATTAGAAGTGAGTGCAAAAGACTTAAAACAAGCTGTTGATAATCTCACTGAAGGTTCGCATAAACAAGCCCAAGCATTAGGAAAAACAGCCCAAGCGCTGGAAGAAATGAATGCTTCTATGGAGAGTATCTCTGGGCGTGCGAATGATGTAAGCAATCAAGCTAACGATATTCGCAATATTGTAGGCGTTATTAGGGATATAGCAGACCAAACAAACCTCCTTGCACTTAATGCCGCTATTGAAGCAGCAAGAGCAGGAGAACACGGCAGAGGATTTGCTGTTGTCGCAGATGAAGTGCGAAAGTTAGCTGAACGCACAGGGAAATCGCTTTCT
It encodes:
- the infB gene encoding translation initiation factor IF-2, which codes for MEKIRLSDFAKEFGKEAKFAYEKAKEMGLSVKTPSSSLTQEEAAALFEYINTGVNSYVPTNKAKDKKAAKAPKKSTTKSSQSATKEKESKEKETKKATKSSKTAKKTTQKQKNKDAQNEVEQDSALPQIQASQNKRLGKKTETNDMTAPLETKPKVGLRIVRKNDALQEQPSVVSKKDENKRHAPSYKELLADTADEEYKKHKKDKPKPKVAHKHTEQKIHILDDRDISFHSDYDDEQDEIMLFDLNEREVRDEEEENQIRQAIAERVHIHRKNPWMNEGSIKRGGKRRKPVKAPKNVDKVKGPISIPEEIRVYEFAELIKAELKDVIKVLFNLGVMATKNDFLDRDAIEILADEFELEISIQDAPEQNIIESAPDIDIPLLERPPVVTIMGHVDHGKTSLLDYIRNSRIASGEAGGITQHIGAYMVEKNGKKISFIDTPGHEAFTQMRSRGAQVTDIAIIVIAADDGVKQQTIEALNHAKAANVQIIIAMNKMDKENANPDKLKAECAEIGFTPNEWGGEYEFIPISAKSGDGIENLLETILIQAEVLELKAPHQGRAKAIVLEASLEKGRGPVATIIVQNGVLNVGDSVVADTAFGRVRALLDDRGQNISQLSPSGVAVVTGLSEVPSAGAIFQSVENDAIAREYAQKRASYLRQKELSKSTKVTFDELGEMVAQGNLKTLPLIVKADTQGSLEAIKVSLEKLSNDEVRVNIIGFGVGGISESDIALCATSTNSLILGFNVRPTGNVKAKAKELGVEIKTYSIIYTLLDDIKALLGGLMSPIVEEENTGQAEVRETFNIPKVGTIAGCMVVDGSIQKGIKVRLIRDGVVVHTGAIVSLKRFKDDVKEVSKGYECGIMLENYNDIKVGDVFETYKEISKTKIL
- a CDS encoding DUF448 domain-containing protein, which produces MKQPKQMRMCVKCRKRFCQKELLRLQSNGYSLCRFSGRGRSFYVCEECLEQPKTLQTIIKMNKLKPSEHHVSTLKEIWNLWKK